A genomic segment from Microcella flavibacter encodes:
- the murJ gene encoding murein biosynthesis integral membrane protein MurJ: MSLARSSAVIAVGTLASRASGLLRTIVLVAAIGAIGQASDAFATANQLPNALLMVISTGLLTGVIVPHVVAVSAQPDGGRSVLPKLLTMGVVLLLVVTIIATLLAPALVWLFAAKFTAEQQALATAFAYWCMPQLFFYGMFALMGETLNARGIFAPYAWAPIVNNVVSIAGFVVVIAVFGADRTDLDQWSPVGIAALAGTATLGIIAQTLLLLLFWRRTGIPLRFDFHWRGMGLRGLSRRAGWTFATMLVGLSAGILQQQQISDVSGDDASVFVWQNAWLVYMLPYSLIVLSIGTPYFTRISEHVAAERHEELRADIDSAIRVLGLFIVVAAAAVIAAAAPAARIFTNNTADALASAPVLIAFLFALTPMAVLFVVQRTFYAYGDTRTPFWFTLVQGSLVVILTFVAVALASDATLTAAVAAGQTVAGIVQLALAAVLLRRRIGPFGLGRALGALARFAVAAIPAGAAGWGAYLMSGGPEGWMLADKLFGALGTLVIGLVAVVVYVAVLAALRAPELRLGIGLLRGRFGR, translated from the coding sequence ATGAGCCTGGCGCGCTCCAGCGCCGTCATCGCCGTCGGCACGCTCGCATCGCGGGCGAGCGGGCTGCTGCGCACGATCGTGCTGGTGGCCGCGATCGGCGCGATCGGTCAGGCGAGCGACGCCTTCGCCACCGCGAACCAGCTGCCGAACGCCCTGCTCATGGTCATCTCGACCGGCCTGCTCACGGGCGTGATCGTGCCGCACGTCGTCGCCGTGAGCGCGCAGCCCGACGGCGGGCGCTCGGTGCTGCCGAAGCTGCTCACGATGGGGGTCGTGCTGCTGCTGGTCGTCACGATCATCGCGACGCTGCTGGCACCGGCGCTCGTCTGGCTGTTCGCGGCGAAGTTCACCGCCGAGCAGCAGGCGCTCGCGACGGCGTTCGCCTACTGGTGCATGCCGCAGCTGTTCTTCTACGGCATGTTCGCGCTCATGGGCGAGACGCTCAACGCTCGGGGCATCTTCGCGCCGTACGCCTGGGCTCCCATCGTCAACAACGTCGTCTCGATCGCCGGCTTCGTCGTCGTCATCGCCGTGTTCGGCGCCGATCGCACCGACCTCGACCAGTGGAGCCCGGTCGGCATCGCGGCGCTGGCGGGCACCGCGACCCTCGGCATCATCGCGCAGACCCTGCTGCTGCTGCTGTTCTGGCGGCGGACGGGCATCCCGCTGCGGTTCGACTTCCACTGGCGCGGCATGGGGCTGCGCGGGCTCAGCCGCCGCGCGGGCTGGACCTTCGCGACCATGCTCGTGGGGCTCTCCGCCGGCATCCTGCAGCAGCAGCAGATCTCCGACGTCTCCGGCGATGACGCCTCGGTGTTCGTCTGGCAGAACGCCTGGCTCGTCTACATGCTGCCCTACTCGCTCATCGTGCTGTCGATCGGAACGCCGTACTTCACGCGCATCAGCGAGCACGTCGCGGCGGAGCGCCACGAGGAGCTGCGCGCCGACATCGACAGCGCGATCCGCGTGCTCGGCCTCTTCATCGTCGTCGCTGCCGCCGCCGTGATCGCCGCCGCCGCCCCGGCGGCGCGCATCTTCACGAACAACACGGCCGACGCCCTCGCCTCCGCCCCGGTGCTCATCGCGTTCCTTTTCGCGCTGACGCCGATGGCGGTGCTGTTCGTCGTGCAGCGCACCTTCTACGCCTACGGCGACACCCGCACGCCCTTCTGGTTCACCCTCGTGCAGGGCTCGCTCGTCGTCATCCTCACCTTCGTCGCGGTGGCGCTCGCGAGCGACGCCACGCTGACCGCCGCCGTGGCCGCGGGGCAGACCGTCGCGGGCATCGTGCAGCTGGCGCTCGCGGCCGTGCTGCTGCGCCGCCGCATCGGCCCCTTCGGTCTCGGTCGCGCGCTCGGCGCGCTCGCGCGCTTCGCCGTGGCCGCGATCCCGGCGGGCGCGGCCGGCTGGGGCGCGTACCTGATGAGCGGCGGCCCCGAGGGGTGGATGCTCGCGGACAAGCTGTTCGGAGCGCTCGGCACGCTCGTGATCGGGCTCGTCGCCGTCGTCGTCTACGTCGCCGTGCTGGCCGCGCTGCGCGCGCCGGAGCTGCGGCTGGGCATCGGTCTGCTGCGCGGCCGCTTCGGCCG